One part of the Lotus japonicus ecotype B-129 chromosome 2, LjGifu_v1.2 genome encodes these proteins:
- the LOC130738168 gene encoding protein ACCELERATED CELL DEATH 6-like — MGASRCEEYFEDSKVIVDTPPQETNKNMKLYEWGNRAIGAADHGLEVQSWTSKIETMAIPASVNNVVSSGEQHMKVENMETKTPSESEEISEIEPAAAALADDNTSNRRSVQFQPIFRLVSDCDECSQKIYQCIVSSKNENTDGDGEMLQDIEPGLAESVKAQHGHSKEPWKLLREARLSNKGHNNNYWNDLLQKDGIFKLKNPLGDTLLHVAAEKGDEQFVKKIVRGAADLLTVKNLNGDTALHVAAKAGHFSVLKKLIAAHFKNSENCHIAMEKILEKNNEGNGFFHEALINGHDGVMDFLVSHGGNLKEVAERAALSVTSYEKKSGVCLAIEFGYKNVVGLALTEVIPKDPNYVPEGKSLLLAAIIKRDEDILDTILTKKPEWIHLTDTEGRIPLHYAASIGYLKGVKYLLKKCASCVMERDIHGFLPIHLASYSGQVTVVQELLKSEFCPDTREILDNGGRNILHLAVQSGKHNVVKYILHAANSNHELENMINEQDCNGNTPLHLATMYCHPKIVHSLTWDRRVGLALVNRKGQTALDVFENSENPTLRQRLTWTALKSAGVRSVEPKSLAIKVPPKSTYNFLQQEAPTMDHYKDRISTLMLVSTLIITVTFAAGFTIPGGLNNSGSQEGMAVMLHHIWFKIFIFCITISMYGAISVTIILIWAQLGDITLALLALEVVSPLLGITLATLSLAFLAGIHLVIKSLSWLATTSLAMGFIFIFMLLLLYTMLWFPSSTSKLVIRYISYYPFLLLASLVEPDED, encoded by the exons ATGGGTGCTTCAAGATGTGAAGAATATTTTGAAGACAGCAAGGTCATTGTAGATACACCTCCACAAGAAactaataaaaatatgaaactcTATGAATGGGGAAACAGAGCAATTGGGGCTGCTGATCATGGGTTAGAGGTTCAAAGCTGGACTTCGAAAATCGAAACAATGGCTATACCGGCCTCAGTAAACAATGTGGTGAGTAGTGGTGAGCAACacatgaaggtagagaacatgGAAACCAAAACTCCCTCTGAATCTGAAGAGATTTCAGAAATAGAACCCGCAGCGGCGGCACTAGCTGATGACAACACTTCGAACCGACGAAGCGTTCAATTCCAGCCCATATTTCGTTTAGTAAGTGATTGTGATGAGTGCTCACAGAAGATATATCAATGTATTGTGAGTTCCAAAAATGAAAATACTGATGGCGATGGTGAAATGCTGCAAGACATTGAGCCAGGTCTAGCTGAGAGCGTGAAAGCACAACACGGTCACAGCAAGGAGCCATGGAAATTGCTAAGAGAAGCGCGTCTTTCAAACAAGGGCCACAACAATAATTACTGGAACGATCTCCTTCAGAAGGATGGCATTTTCAAGCTGAAAAATCCTCTTGGTGACACGCTTTTACACGTCGCGGCCGAGAAGGGAGACGAGCAGTTCGTGAAGAAGATTGTTCGAGGAGCCGCTGATCTTTTGACTGTAAAAAATTTGAACGGCGATACCGCGCTACATGTTGCTGCGAAAGCCGGTCATTTTTCTGTTCTTAAGAAGTTGATTGCTGCTCACTTCAAAAACTCAGAAAATTGCCACATTGCAATGGAGAAAATCCTTGAGAAGAACAATGAAGGTAATGGTTTTTTCCATGAGGCGTTGATCAACGGTCACGATGGAGTGATGGATTTTCTGGTTTCTCATGGTGGGAATTTGAAGGAAGTGGCTGAAAGAGCTGCATTGTCCGTGACAAGTTATGAAAAGAAATCAGGTGTGTGCTTGGCAATTGAGTTTGGCTATAAGAATGTTGTTGGTCTAGCATTGACTGAAGTAATTCCCAAAGACCCCAACTATGTTCCTGAAGGAAAATCACTTCTTCTTGCAGCAATCATCAAACGGGATGAAG ATATTTTAGATACTATATTGACAAAAAAGCCAGAATGGATCCATTTAACGGACACAGAAGGAAGAATTCCTCTACACTATGCAGCATCAATAGGCTATCTTAAAGGAGTTAAATACCTTCTTAAAAAATGTGCTTCCTGCGTCATGGAAAGGGACATACATGGATTCTTGCCAATTCATTTGGCTTCTTACTCAGGCCAGGTTACAGTAGTTCAAGAACTGCTCAAATCAGAGTTCTGCCCGGACACTAGAGAGATACTCGACAATGGCGGCCGAAATATTCTTCATCTTGCAGTTCAGAGTGGGAAGCATAATGTGGTTAAGTACATCTTGCACGCCGCTAATTCTAACCATGAACTTGAAAACATGATAAATGAACAGGACTGTAATGGAAACACTCCTTTGCATTTGGCTACCATGTACTGTCATCCCAAAATAGTGCATTCCTTGACATGGGATAGAAGAGTTGGTCTTGCTTTAGTCAACAGAAAAGGTCAAACAGCTCTTGATGTTTTTGAGAATTCTGAAAATCCCACCCTTAGACAG CGGCTAACATGGACCGCATTAAAATCTGCTGGTGTACGATCCGTTGAGCCAAAGTCATTGGCAATCAAGGTCCCTCCAAAGAGTACATATAATTTTTTGCAGCAAGAGGCCCCAACCATGGATCACTACAAAGACAGAATCAGCACACTTATGCTAGTTTCAACCCTTATAATTACAGTAACATTCGCCGCAGGTTTCACTATTCCAGGGGGTCTTAATAACTCAGGTTCACAAGAAGGAATGGCTGTGATGCTACATCACATATGGtttaaaatattcattttctgCATTACAATATCAATGTACGGTGCCATTAGTGTTACCATCATTCTCATTTGGGCTCAGCTCGGAGATATAACTTTGGCACTTCTCGCGCTTGAAGTGGTAAGTCCTCTTTTGGGAATAACTCTTGCGACACTGTCTCTGGCATTTTTGGCAGGGATTCACCTTGTTATAAAGAGCCTCAGTTGGCTAGCCACTACTTCCTTGGCCATGGGTTTCATATTCATTTTCATGCTGTTGTTGCTCTACACTATGCTCTGGTTCCCTTCATCAACAAGCAAACTAGTTATCAGATATATATCCTACTACCCTTTTCTGCTGTTGGCATCATTGGTTGAACCAGATGAAGACTAG
- the LOC130738169 gene encoding protein ACCELERATED CELL DEATH 6-like: MSAGASKTSLSYQGGNVKFQSIRGSIMGASKRDSMSGEHYRKVENFESKTPSESEIEATAGHPHDNTLDLQSPQIRTILGLVEDCDKCTDKICQFIEGPKNDIAGDGEMQEGLVEFVKEKHGHNKNNWKLLRDAYLSKKDYNKINNLSNLWNDLLESEIFEQKSPVGNTVLHIAAENGDEDLVEEIVRQAPYLLTEKSFSGDTALHVAAKTGHFSALQKLIVAHFKNSSESYYKIQEAEEKALEKILEKNNDGNTFFHEALINGRHGVMNFLLSHGDSNLKKVAKGAALSVTSNEKKSGVYLAIESGYKHVVDQALSDVIPKHSNYIPQGKSLLLAAIIKEDQDILETILAKMPKWIHLSDTQGRIPLHYAASTGYLKGVQNLLKKCDFFVMEMDKNGFLPIHLASCTGQVKVVQELLKSDYCPDPRDIVHKDGRNILHLAAQSGKFNVVKYILHASSSSSSNHGLVKMINEQDCNGNTPLHLATMYCHPKIVHTLTWDKRVDLCLVNRKGQTALDVFGYSGNPSLRQRLTWTALKSSGVRSAEPKSLAAMVPPETTYINLLQQEGTDMDPYKDRINTLIVVSTLIITATFATGFALPGGINGSGDPGPGMAVMLHHIWFKIFIFCNTISMYGAISVTIILIWAQLGDITLALLALKVARPLLGITLATLSLAFLAGVHLVIRDLTWLDTSFLAMGLFFIFMLLLLYTMLWFPSSTSKLVLRHISYYPFLLLASLVEPDQD; encoded by the exons ATGAGTGCTGGTGCTAGTAAAACTTCTCTGTCTTACCAAGGAGGAAACGTCAAATTTCAAAGCATTCGAG GGAGCATAATGGGGGCGTCAAAACGTGATAGTATGAGTGGTGAACATTACAGGAAGGTAGAGAATTTTGAAAGCAAAACTCCCTCTGAGTCAGAAATAGAAGCCACAGCCGGACACCCTCATGACAACACTTTGGATCTACAAAGCCCTCAAATCCGGACCATTTTAGGTTTGGTAGAAGACTGTGATAAATGCACAGATAAGATATGTCAATTCATTGAAGGACCCAAAAATGACATTGCTGGTGATGGTGAAATGCAAGAGGGTCTCGTTGAGTTCGTTAAAGAAAAACATGGACACAATAAGAACAACTGGAAGTTGCTAAGAGATGCGTATCTTTCAAAGAAAGATTATAACAAAATTAATAATCTTTCTAATTTATggaatgatctccttgaaagtGAGATTTTCGAGCAGAAATCCCCTGTGGGAAATACGGTGTTACACATAGCTGCTGAGAATGGAGATGAAGACCTTGTGGAGGAGATTGTTCGTCAAGCCCCTTATCTGTTGACTGAAAAAAGTTTCAGTGGTGATACTGCACTGCATGTTGCTGCTAAAACTGGCCACTTCTCTGCTCTTCAGAAGTTGATTGTTGCTCACTTCAAAAATTCATCAGAAAGTTATTACAAAATCCAGGAGGCAGAGGAGAAGGCTCTGGAGAAAATCCTTGAGAAAAACAATGATGGAAATACATTCTTCCACGAGGCCTTAATCAATGGTCGCCATGGAGTGATGAATTTCCTGCTTTCTCATGGTGATAGTAATTTGAAAAAAGTGGCTAAGGGAGCTGCGTTATCCGTGACGAGTAATGAAAAGAAATCAGGTGTGTATTTGGCAATTGAGTCTGGCTACAAGCATGTTGTTGATCAAGCATTAAGTGATGTAATTCCAAAACACTCAAACTATATTCCTCAAGGAAAATCTCTTCTTCTTGCAGCAATCATCAAAGAGGATCAAG ATATTTTAGAGACTATATTGGCAAAAATGCCCAAATGGATCCATTTATCGGACACCCAAGGAAGAATTCCTCTACATTATGCTGCTTCAACAGGTTATCTTAAAGGTGTTCAGAATCTGCTTAAAAAATGTGATTTCTTCGTCATGGAAATGGACAAAAATGGATTTTTGCCAATTCATTTGGCTTCTTGCACTGGCCAGGTTAAAGTAGTTCAGGAATTGTTGAAATCAGACTACTGCCCGGATCCAAGAGATATAGTTCACAAGGATGGCCGAAATATTCTTCATCTTGCAGCTCAAAGTGGAAAGTTTAATGTTGTAAAGTACATCTTgcacgcttcttcttcttcttcttctaatcATGGACTTGTAAAGATGATAAATGAGCAGGACTGTAATGGAAACACTCCTTTGCATTTGGCTACCATGTATTGCCATCCCAAAATAGTGCATACCTTGACATGGGATAAAAGAGTGGATCTTTGTTTGGTTAACAGAAAAGGTCAAACAGCTCTTGATGTTTTTGGGTATTCTGGAAATCCCTCCCTTAGACAG AGGCTAACATGGACTGCATTAAAATCTTCTGGTGTACGATCTGCTGAGCCAAAGTCATTGGCAGCCATGGTCCCTCCAGAAACTACATACATCAATTTATTGCAGCAAGAGGGTACAGACATGGATCCGTACAAAGATAGAATCAACACACTTATAGTGGTTTCAACCCTTATAATTACAGCAACATTCGCCACAGGTTTCGCATTGCCCGGGGGTATTAATGGCTCAGGTGATCCAGGGCCAGGTATGGCTGTGATGCTACATCACATATGGTTTAAAATATTCATCTTTTGCAATACAATATCAATGTACGGTGCAATTAGTGTCACCATCATTCTCATTTGGGCCCAGCTGGGAGATATTACTTTGGCACTCCTTGCGCTTAAAGTTGCAAGACCTCTTCTTGGAATAACTCTTGCGACACTGTCTCTGGCATTTTTGGCTGGGGTGCACCTAGTTATAAGGGATCTAACTTGGCTAGACACTTCTTTCTTGGCCATGGGCTTGTTTTTCATCTtcatgttgttgttgctgtacACTATGCTCTGGTTCCCCTCATCAACTAGCAAACTAGTTCTCAGACATATATCCTACTACCCCTTTCTACTGCTGGCATCATTGGTTGAACCTGATCAAGACTAG